Part of the Brevibacillus brevis genome is shown below.
GGTCGACAAGCTGCGCCGGGAGCGGGAAGAGCAAAATCCCGTCATTCCTGAGTACAAGCCGAATCCGGCCCAGCATACGGTCAAAAGCGAGTCTGGCGTCAAGGTGCGCGGGGTAGACAACTTGCTTGTGCGCATCTCGCGGTGCTGTACCCCCGTCCCAGGCGACCAGATCATCGGGTTTATCACCAGAGGCCGCGGTGTATCGGTTCACCGGCTGGATTGCCCGAACGTCCTGGCGGATGAATGCTCGGAGCGGTTGATCGATGTCGAATGGGACACGGACTTCAAGCACAACTTCAACGTGGAAATCGAGATTACCGGCAACGATCGCAGCGGGCTTCTGAATGATGTGCTACAGGTCGTGGCGGAGACGAAGACGAACATTGCCGCCGTCAGCGGCAAGGCGGACAAAAATCGGGTTGCGACCATTCATATGACGATATCCATCAGCAATGTGGATCATTTGCAAAAGGTTGTGGAGCGCATCAAGCGCATCAAAGATATTTATTCGGTCCGCCGGATTTTGAGCACCTGATCCTTAGAAGGATCGGGTGTTTTTGTTTGGGGCATAGACCGGAAACGAAGGGATGAATGAGGGATGAGAGTAGTCGTGCAACGGACACGGGAAGCGAGTGTGACGGTGGCGGGAGAAATCGTGGGACAAATCGACCACGGCCTGATGCTGCTGGTAGGAATCACACACGAGGACGGCGAAAAAGAAGTGGAATTCGTCGCCGACAAGATTGCCAATCTGCGTATATTTGAAGATGAAGAAGGAAAAATGAACCATTCGGTTTTGGAAACCGGCGGACAAATCCTGTCCGTGTCGCAATTTACGCTGTACGGCGACTGCCGCAAAGGTCGGCGCCCCAATTTCATGGCGGCGGCTCGTCCAGAGCACGCGGAGCCGTTGTACGAGCTGTTCAACGCCAAGCTGCGGGAAAAAGGACTGCGTGTGGAAACCGGGCGCTTCGGGGCGATGATGGATGTGCGACTGCTCAACGACGGGCCTGTAACACTGATAGTCGAATCGTAAAAATCAGGCCGGACGGTGACGACATGGGGAAAGAAGCCTTGGTTGTTGGCGGGAGCGGCATGCTGGCAGAGGTATCGCGGTGGCTGGCCCGAACCGGCTACCATGTGACGGTAATCGGCAGAGAGCAAAGCAGACTCGATCGGGTGGCGGAAGAATCGGACACACCGGGATCTTTTACGATGCTCGCTTTGGATTACCGTGATACGGAGGCTCTGAAGCAAGCAGTCAGTGATCTGGTGCGCCATCGGGGACCTGTGGATGTGGTCGTCGCGTGGATTCACGGAACTGCACCCGATGCCCTTGCCGCCATCCAGCGGGAACTAATGGGCCAAAAAAAGGAATGGCTGCTGTTTCATGTGTGCGGCAGCCGAGCTTGGATCCAGCCTCCCGCCGTCGAGGAGATAGCCTATTGCCGATACCGTCGCGTCATCCTCGGGTTCGTGACAGATGCGCAGTCATCGCGCTGGCTGACCCATAGCGAGATCTCCCGCGGAGTGATTCGCGCCATGCAAACGGACGAGCCGCTCTCCATAGTCGGGACGGTCGAGCCGTGGGAACGACGTCCAACTGAATGACGGTTCTATGAAAAGGAAAACGAGGGAGCATCGCTCCCTCGTTTTTTGCGTTGTTACGCTTCTCAACTGCCCTGCGTGTTTTGCGAGGAGAAGTATTGGACAATCCCCTTGAACAGACCGTCGGCGGCGAGATTTTGCTGCGCTTCGGAGCGGACCCGCATCTCCTCGTTGTAGTTGGAAAGGAAGCCGATTTCCGCGAGAATGGCAGGGACCGGGTTTTCCCGCAGAACGAAGTAATCGCCGAAGCGGGACTGCAAATCTTTGTAACTCGTCGCCTTGACCAGTTCAGTCTGGACGAGGGAAGCCAGCTTGCTGGAATTGCCCTCGTTGTAGTAAAACACGATGGAACCGTTCGTGGCCGTGTTCGGATGGGTATTGTGGTGGATGCTCACAAAGATGTCGGCGTGATTCGAGACAGCCATATCTACCCTCTGCTGCAAGGTCAGCTTCCGATCGTCCGGTCTGGTCATGATGACCTTGGCACCGGCGGATTCGAGCTTGTTGCGCAGCATCAGCGCGACCTGGAGGTTGACGGTCTTCTCCAGCGTGGAAAAGCTCTTGCCTGTCGCGCCGTTATCATTGCCGCCGTGCCCTGCGTCTACGACGATGATTTTGTCCTTCAATTCGTTGGACCGAACCACTGCAGGAGCACCCGTGGAAGAAACGAGCCAACCCGCGATGTATCCGGTAGAGCCGTTGCTCAAGGTGACTTGGAACCAGTCTCCCGATCTGCCGGCGATGGCGTATTTTTCACCAGGCTGTACTTTTGCGACAATTCCGTGCTCGTTGCCGGGTCCCGAGCGGACATTCGTGTCCGGATTGACGATCGTCACATACGGACCGCTAGGCGTAGGGAACTCGGGCTTGGACACGGTGACCAGCCATCCCGCGACCCATCCGGTTTTCCCATCCGGAGCCTGGACGCGGTACCATTCGCCTTGCTTTTCAAGTACGGTCAACGTGCTGCCTATTGCCAGTGTGCCGAGAATGGCGCTCGACGTATTGCTTTCGCTGCGCAAATTGAGCCCGTCCGTCTTCACTGTCGCTGTCTGCTTGGCAGGCGTAGTCGTCTGCCCGGATGGGGCAGGGGGATTCTCGTTGCCCGTGGCGGGTGATTCCGGTTCTCCGACAGAGACTGAACCATCCGTCGTACCTGTCTGCGGCAAGCCGGGAAGGGAGCTCTCTTCGGTAGAAAACCAGGCATTGACGCCATCGTAAGGGAACTGGATCCAGCCGTTTTTCTGGGCGATGACCTGAACGGTTTCTCCCGCGTGCAGCTGCCCGATCGCGGGCGTGGTGTTGTCGGGAGTGGCGTATACGTAAGGGGCAAACTCCAGCGTCAGACTGGCTCCCTGAACAGCTCCCGGCTTTGCTTCTGACCCTGTGCCATTGGGTGTGACGGCCGTACTGGAACCGGGAGAGGCAGGAGTCTGGCTTGCCGGAGGAGTGGGGGTAGACGAGCTGCCTGGTGCCATCTCTTTTACCAGCCAGGCTGCGACCCAGCCCTTGGCTTGGGCGGATAGCTGGATCTGAATCCAATCACCGTTTTTTTGCACGATGGTGTAGCGGGTTCCCGGATTGATCATCTGGACCACAGGGTAAGTCTGCCCGGGTCCCGAGCGCACGTTGAGATTGGTCGTGGTGCTCTCGATCTGTGCCGGAGAAGCTGTGGTCTGCTGCTGTTTGACCAGGTAACCGGCGACCCATCCGCTTTGGCCGCTGGGCAGCTTTACTTGCACCCAATCGCTTTTGGAAGCGAGGACGGGCAATACGGTGTTTATCGGCAGAGTCGCAATGACGGAGTCCTGAAGGCTTGGGCCTGAACGGACGTTGAGCTTGTCCACAGTGACCTGAACAGAACCGGCGGCCCAAGCTGTTGTAACGGGGAGGGAAACGGCGCATGCGATAGTCAGGAGCGACTTCAGGAACTTTTGACGAAACACGATTTGACATCCTTTCCAGCTAGTTTGCAAATGTCCATTTCATTTTTCTGCATCTTTTTGGTAAAGGTATTTCATTCGCCTTATATCCGGCTTTTTCCTGCATCTTCCGACAAACTTCCCCAATGTTTTCGCGGGTTGTTTTTCTGCCTTCGCGGCAATAATAGGAAGAGATCATACGGAAATGAGGAGGGATACGGCGTGAGGCAGTCAGAGAAGGAGACATTCGCACAGGAGCTGAATCGCAGGCTGTTTTCCGTCGACTTTCACGACTTTTTGGAAAAAGAGTCGGCGCTCGGCGGTGTGGAGATGTCGCAGGATTGGGGCATCGGCGTCCGGGATGTCCAGCATTTGCGCAGAAAGCGGAAATAATGGGCGAGATTGCATGCTTGCAGGTGCCGCTTGGATGGTTGACCAGTCCGCTTGCGGTCGGATAACATGAAGAGTGGCATACTGAAAAGCAGGTGAACCCATGATTCAGATTACGTGCGTAGGACACGCGTTCGAGCGGGAGCTGTCGCTGATCCTCGCTTTGTTTTACGAAGATCCGCAGCTGTCGTTCACAGCGAAGTGGACAGAGGAAGCGGGCTTGAAGCTCAGGCTGACTCTGGATGAAGGAAAAGAAGGGGTGCTGGCGACGGGCGAGCTGGTTGACGATGTCCGCAACATCCGGCACCAGGTCAAACGCGACTACATCTCCCGCGATGAAAAGGCGATGCGCAAAACAGCAAAGCAGGCGCTTTGCTATGCGTTGCTGTTGCTTTTGGAAGAATATACAGGAATGGAGCAAGGCTGGGGAATTCTGACGGGCATCCGGCCGACCAAGCTGCTGCATCAGATGAATGCGGCAGGAGTCGGGAAAGAGGAAGCGCACCGCAGACTGGAGCGGGATGTCATCCTGCGTCCCTACAAGCTGAAGCTGCTGCAGGACATCGTGGATCGGCAGCTGCAGGTCGTGCCAGACCTGTACAGCATCGATCGCGAGCTGTCCGTCTACATCGGGATCCCGTTTTGCCCGACCAAGTGCGCGTATTGCACGTTTCCCGCCTATGCGATCCGCAGCCATACCGCCTCGGTCAATCCGTTTCTCGAAGGGCTGCATTACGAGCTGGAGCATATCGGCAAGTGGCTTGCGGAAAACGACCAGCGGATCACCTCGATCTACTTCGGCGGCGGTACGCCGACGAGCATCACGGCCGAGGACATGGATCAGTTGTTCTCTACCATGCACAACTTCTTTCCGCATATGGACAGCGTTCGAGAGCTGACGGTCGAAGCAGGGCGTCCGGATACGATCACGAAAGAGAAGCTCGAGGTGATGAAACGCTGGGAAGTGGACCGCATCAGCATCAATCCCCAGTCGTTCACACAGGAGACGTTGCATGCCATCGGCCGGCACCATACGGTCGAAGAGACGATCGAGAAGTACCACCTCGCCATGGAGATGGGGCTGTCCAATATCAACATGGACTTGATCATCGGCCTGCCGAACGAGGGTGTGGCGGAGCTGGAGCACAGCTTGCGCGAGGTCGAAAAGCTGATGCCTGCCTCGCTGACGGTCCATACTCTTTCGTTCAAGCGTGCTTCGGAAATGACGCAGAACAAGGAGCGCTACAAAGTGGCAAGCCGGGAGGAAATCGGCAGAATGATGGACATGGCTTCTGCGTGGACGCGGGAAAATGGCTATGATCCGTACTATCTTTACCGGCAAAAAAACATTCTTGGCAATCTGGAGAACGTCGGCTACTCCAAACCGGGCAAAGAAAGCATCTACAACATCATGATCATGGAAGAGGTCCAAACGATTCTCGGCCTCGGCTGCGGAGCTGTCTCCAAGTTGATGGCTCCCGGGAGCGGCAAGCTGACCCGCTGGCCGAACCCGAAGGATCCCAAGACCTACAACGATACGTACCGCGTGCTCGTGGAGAACAAGCTGCGCGATCTGGACGACATTTACTTCGGAAAGACGGCAGCCGCCCAGCAGTAAATGGTTTGCAAAAAAAGTTTTATAACAGCGCCTGTTGACTCGAGGCTGGCAGGTTTGCTATGATTCACATTAAGCTTTTATGACAGCATAAAAAGATCTGATGACGGGAACGAGTATCCAGGAGACGGATATCCAGAGAGAAGGCACCGTGGCTGAGAGTGCTTTCGTATGACGACTTGGTGAATGACATCCCCGAAGACCGCAGTGAACGGAGAGACCGATCGGCTCCCCCAGTAACTGGCAGGCGTGCGCCGGCGTTAACGGCTAGTGAAGAGGAGTGATGCAATCGCTATGCGAACGTCGCTCAATCAGGGTGGCACCACGGGAGTTCAAAACAGTCTCTCGTCCCTGACATGTGGTATGCGCTACATGTCAGGCGGCGGGGGGCTTTTTTATTTTCTTTATCTCAATGGGGGTTCATTCCAATGACGCGAATTCAAATTCCCCGCGGTACGCAGGACATCATGCCCGGTACCGTGGAGCTGTGGCACTACGTGGAGGCCAAGGCCCGCGATTTGTGCCGCCGCTTTAACTATCAGGAAATCCGGACGCCGCTGTTTGAGAACACCGAGCTGTTCCAACGGGGCGTGGGCGAGACGACCGACATCGTGGAAAAAGAGATGTACAGCGTGGCGAATCCGCGCAGCACGGATGCGCTGACGCTTCGTCCGGAAGGAACAGCCGGCGTCGTCCGTTCTTATGTGGAGAACAAGCTGTACGGCTCGCCGAACCAGCCGACCAAGCTGTACTATCTCGGGCCGATGTTTCGCCACGAGCGGCCGCAGGCAGGGCGCTACCGCCAGTTCGTCCAGTTCGGCGCAGAAGCGATCGGCTCCAGCGATCCGGCGATTGACGCCGAAGTGATCGGGCTGGCCATCCGTCTTTACCAGGAGCTGGGTCTGACCGGGCTCAGCGTCGAGCTGAACAGTGTCGGCACGCTGGAAGACCGCGCCCGTCACCGCGAGCATCTGCTGGCGCACCTGAACGGCGTGCGCTCCGAGCTGTGCGAGGACTGCCAATCGCGGATCGATCGCAATCCGCTGCGCGTGCTTGACTGCAAAAACGAGAAGTGCAAGTCGCTGACCAAAGACGCGCCTTCGATTCTCGACTACTTGAGCGAGGAATCCGCTGCCCACTTCGAAGCAGTGAAAGGCTACCTGACCGCGCTCGACATCCCGTATCACGTGAATCCGCGTCTGGTTCGCGGGCTGGACTACTACACCTTGACCGCGTTTGAAATCAAGATGGCGGAAATCGGGGCAGTAGAAACGCTTTGCGGCGGCGGTCGCTACAACGGGCTGGTAGCGGAGCTGGGCGGAGACGACATGCCGGGCATCGGCTTCGCGCTCAGTATCGAGCGGCTGCTTTTGGCTCTGGAAAAGCAAGGAGTGCAGCTGCCGGTCAGCGGCGGCATCGACTGCTTCGTGGTCGTACAGACGCCGGAAGCGAAGTCGCAGGCGTTCGTCCTCGTGGATCAGCTGCGCAGGGCGGGAATCTCGGCGGAGCTCGATTACCTCGATCGCAAAATGAAGGCGCAGCTGAAACAGGCTGACCGTCTGTCCGCGCGCTTTACGGCGATTATCGGCGAATCCGAGCTGGACGCAGGCACGGTCGTGCTCAAAGAGATGGCGACAGGCGATCAGCAAGAAGTCAAAAGGGATGAGCTCGCACAAACGCTGAACGCAAAACTGCAGCATACAAACTAGAACCTGAGTGGGGGATATCAAAAATGGCATGGCAATATCGCACCGTACATTGCGGAGAAGTAACAAAAGAACACGTCGGACAGGAAATCGTCCTGAACGGTTGGGTACAAAAGCGTCGTGACCTCGGCGGCGTCATTTTCATCGATTTTCGCGACCGCACAGGAATCGTGCAAATCGTGTTCAATCCGGAGCACAACAAGGAAGCGTGGGAGCTCGCGGACAAGGTCCGCAGCGAGTACGTGCTCGTCGTGAAAGGATCCGTCGTCAACCGCGCGCCGGAGGCCGTCAACCCGAAATTGCAAACCGGGGAAGTGGAAGTGCACATCTCCGAAATCCAAATCTTGAACGAAGCAAAAACGCCTCCGTTCCAAATCGAGGACGAAATCGACGTGGATGAGCAGGTTCGCCTGAAATACCGCTACCTGGACCTGCGCCGTCCGGAGATGCAGCGCTCCTTGATGCTGCGCAGCAAAGCGGCGAAAGCATTCCGCGACTATCTCGACGACAACGGCTTTGTGGAAGTGGAAACGCCAATGCTGACCAAGAGCACGCCAGAAGGCGCCCGCGACTATCTGGTGCCGTCCCGCGTGCATCCGGGCGAGTTCTACGCGCTGCCGCAATCCCCGCAGCAGTTCAAGCAGCTGTTGATGGTGTCCGGTCTGGAGCGCTACTATCAGATCGCTCGCTGCTTCCGCGACGAAGATTTGCGTGCGGACCGTCAGCCTGAATTTACTCAGATCGACATCGAGACCTCGTTCCTCTCCATGGAAGAAATTTTGCCGATGATGGAAAACATGGTCGCCCACGTGTTCAAGCAAACGCTTGGCGTCGACGTTCCGACTCCATTCCCGCGCCTGACTTATGCGGAAGCGATGGGACGCTACGGCTCCGACAAGCCGGATGTACGCTTCGGCATGGAGCTGACCGAAGTATCCGACCTGGTAGCGAGCAGCGATTTCAAAGTGTTTGCGAGCGTCGTAGCCGGCGGCGGCCAAGTAAAAGCGATCAACGCGAAAGGCTGCGGACACTACTCCCGCAAGGAAGCGGACGATCTGCAAAAATTCGCGAACCGCTACGGCGCGAAAGGCCTGGCATACATGGCTTTCCAAGGTGGCGAAGTGAAAGGGCCGATCGCGAAGTTCTTTAAAGAGGAAGAAGTCGCTGAACTGAAAAAGCGCCTGTCTGCGGAAGACGGCGACCTGCTCCTGTTCGTGGCGGACAAACCGAAAGTCGTGGCGGATGCATTGGGTGCTCTTCGTTCCAAGCTGGGTGCGGAGCTCGGCCTGATCGACCACAGCAAGTTCGCGTTCCTGTGGGTCGTAGACTTCCCGCTCCTCGAATGGGATGAGAACGAGAAGCGCTACGTAGCCATGCACCACCCGTTCACTCGTCCGAAAGACGAAGACCTGCATTTGCTCGACTCCGATCCTGGTCAAGTGCGTGCGCAAGCGTACGACATGGTCCTCAATGGATACGAGCTCGGCGGCGGTTCCATGCGGATCTTCAAGCGTGAAATCCAGGAGAAAATGTTCAAGCTGCTTGGCTTTACGATGGAGGAGGCCCGCGAGCAATTCGGTCACCTGCTCGACGCGTTTGAATACGGCACACCTCCACACGGCGGTATCGCGCTCGGCCTGGACCGTCTGGTGATGCTGCTGGCTGGCCGCACCAACCTGCGCGAAGTGATCGCCTTCCCGAAAACGGCGAGTGCGACCGACCTGATGGTAAACGCACCGGATGTCGTAGCGCCAAAGCAGCTGACAGATCTGCACATCGCGACAACCGTAACCGAGGAAGAAAAGGTAGAAGCGTAAGCGACTTGCGCAACCGCATGACGATTTGATACAGTGGTAATACTAGATGAAGCCCTGCGATGTACGTGAAATCCGATAGTTTTGAGCCACAAAGTTTGTTTCGGGAGCTCTTCGTCCGCAGCTGTAAAGGCATGCCTCCGTCGAGTGGACGTCTGTCACAGCTGGGCAAGGCACCCACCTGCGATGAGCAGGTTCAAAACTAAGGAGCTTACACGGCATAATGGGGCTCCTTTTTTCGCTGGAATCCTACTTTTCCGATTGACTATACTATCGTGTGCGAAATGAAAGGTGACAAGACGATGCTTCATCAATTTTCCCGTTGTGAATTGGCCTTCGGTCCCGAAGGTTTGGAAAAAATGAAAAACAGCCGAGTAGCCGTTCTGGGCATAGGCGGTGTAGGATCGTTTACGGTGGAGGCGCTGGCCCGAACCGGTGTGGGCAAGCTGGTGATGGTGGACAAGGACGTGGTGGACATCACGAACATCAACCGCCAGATACATGCCAACTTGCATACGATCGGACAAAAAAAAGCCGAGCTGATGAAAGAGAGGATCGCCGCCATCAATCCGGAGTGCGAGGTCGTGACGCTGAACATGTTCTTCACACCTGAGACGTCGGATGAATTTTTCTCCCATGAAGTGGACTACATCGTAGATGCGATGGATACCATGTCGGCCAAGCTGCATCTGATCAAAGAGGCAAAGCGTCGGGGCATTCCCATCATCTCCAGCATGGGTGCCGCGAACAAGATGGATCCAACCCGCTTTGAAGTGGCGGATATTTCCCAAACCAGCTACGATCCGATCGCCAAAGTAATCCGCCGCGAGCTTCGCAAGTCCGGTATCTATAAAGGTGTCAAAGTAGTCTATTCCCGGGAGATTCCGGTGACCGTACGCACAGATGTGCGTGAACAAATCGTGTCCAACCCGAATTCACCCATCAGCAAAGTGCGGCAGCCCCCTGCAAGCAACGCATTTGTCCCCTCTGTGGCCGGATTGATCCTGGCCAGCGTCGTTGTGCGTGACCTTCTGGACTGGCAGCCGGCAAAAGGATAGAGCAAAATGGACGATCTTTTTTCCTTTGCGTATGAGCAACAGCAGGGGGGCAATAAGCAAAAACCGCTGGCTGCCCGAATGCGGCCGCAGTCGATTCAGGAGGTCATCGGGCAGTCGCATATTCTCGCGCCCGGCAAGCTGCTGAGACGCGCTATCGAAGCGGACCAAGTATCGTCGCTGATTTTTTACGGGCCCCCGGGTACGGGCAAAACCACGCTGGCAAAAGTCATCGCGCGGTCGACAAGGTCCCATTTTTCCGAGCTGAATGCGGTAACGGCTGGAGTGGCGGATATCCGGAAAGTGGTGGAGGCAGCCAAAGAACGGCTTGTGATGGATAATCAGCGTACGACGTTGTTTGTCGATGAGATCCACCGGTTCAACAAATCCCAGCAGGACGCCTTGCTGCCGTACGTAGAAGAAGGTACGATCATCTTGATCGGCGCCACGACGGAAAATCCTTTTTTCGAAGTGAATCCGGCTCTGTTGTCCCGCTCGCAAATTTTTTCGCTGCAGCCGCTTTCGCATGAGGAATTGCAGCAGGTGATGGATCGGGCGCTGACGGATGAGGTGAACGGACTCGGAGAGCTGTCCGTTTTCGTGACTCCAGAAGCTTCCGAGCATTTGCTCCATTACGCGGAGGGAGACGCAAGGCGGCTTTTGAACGCGTTGGAACTGGCTGTCACCACGACTCCGCCGGGAGCGGACGGACGTGTGGTCGTTACACTTGAGGTGGCCGTTGAATCGATTCAGCGCAGGGCGGTTCGCTACGATAAAAGCGGGGATAATCATTACGACACGATCTCCGCTTTCATCAAGTCGATTCGCGGCTCGGACCCGGATGCGGCCCTCTACTGGCTGGCGCGCATGATCGACGCGGGGGAAGACCCGCGCTTCATCTCCCGCAGGCTGGTCATTTCCGCTTCGGAAGACATCGGCAATGCAGACCCGCAAGCAATCGCGGTGGCCACTGCCTGCTTTCACGCGGTGGAGCTGGTCGGCATGCCGGAGGGGCGCATCCCGCTCGCCCAGGCCACCACATATTTGGCCACGGCGCCGAAAAGCAATGCGGCTTACAACGGCATCAATGCCGCTTTGGAGCGCATCCGAAGCGAGGGACACAAACCTGTTCCCATCCATCTGCGGGATGCTGCCTACAAAGGCGCCGCCAAGCTGGGACATGGGAAGGGGTACAAGTACCCTCACGACTACCCGTACGGCTACGTGCCGCAGCAATATTTGCCCGATGGCGTGAACTACACCTTTTACGAGCCGAAAGACCACGGCTACGAAAGACACATCCGCCGTTTTCAGGAAGAGCGGAAAAAGTTGGACCACCGCGGGCTTCCGCAAAAAAACTCCCCCGAATAAGGGGGGAGCAGCCTGTCAGGTCCGTACGTTTCCGCCTGGCTTGTTGGGCAAATCGCCGTTTTCGTTCGGCTGCTTGCTCTGCTCGCTGGCGCCGTAGCGGGCTTTGTGTGCGATGGTTCCTGCCGGCTGGTCGTACAAGGTATCAGACGGGTGGTTTTTGCCACGCTCTGAGCGGTTGTTTGTCGCCATCTTACTTCACCCCCTGGATGCTAGTGTGTCCCGCCGCAGCCAAGTCATGTAGGGTGCGGGAAAAGGGGAAACCGAACAGATAGAGGAGAGTTGTTACGTGAAGATTTCAACGAAAGGACGTTACGGCCTGACCATCATGATGGAGCTCGCCAACCGTAACGGAGAAGGACCGACCTCCCTGCGGAGCATCGCCCAGCGGCATGATCTGTCGGAGCATTACCTGGAGCAGCTGATTGCCCCGCTGCGCAACGCAGGTCTGGTAAAAAGCATTCGTGGAGCCTACGGCGGCTATGTTCTCGCCAAGCAGCCAGAGGAGATTTCGGCAGGAGACGTCATTCGCGTATTGGAAGGGCCGATCAGTCCGGTCGAGTTCGCGGAGGAGGAAGATCCGGCCAAGCGCTATTTGTGGCTGCGAATCCGCGACAGCATTTCCGCTGTTCTCGACTCGACTTCCCTGCAGGATTTGATCAGCTTCGAAGACGATGGACGCTCCGACAACTACATGTTTTACATTTGACCCAAGCCAAACGTCTGAAAGTTGGCGGATGGGGTACGGAAAGCCATTGGGCGAGGCCGAAACATCAATTGGTACCACTACCAAATCATTAGAAGGTGACACCCGTGTCTGACAGGATGTACTTTGATCACGCAGCCACTACGCCCGTACACCCGCGAGTGGTGGAGGCGATGACCCCTTACTTGACGCAAGTATTTGGCAACCCGTCCAGCGTTCATGGGTTCGGACGGGATGCTCGCAAGGCCCTGGAGCAGGCAAGGGATCAAATCGCGGCGTTCATGGACGCCGATCCGCAGTCGCTCATCTTTACCGGCAGCGGGACGGAAGCGGACAACCTGGCAATCATCGGAGGTGCCATGGCGCAGCGCGAGCGCGGACGCCATATCATCACGTCCCAGGTGGAGCACCACGCCGTCCTGCATGCGTGTGAGCACTTGGAGCACGCGGGGTTTGAGGTGACGTATTTGCCTGTGGACGAGACCGGTTCTGTTCGATTGTCCGATCTGAAAGAAGCGGTTCGTCCCGATACCGTACTCGTCTCCATCATGTACGGCAACAACGAAGTGGGGACAATCGAGCCCATCGAGGAAATCGGCACGTATTTGCGGGAAAAAGGCATTGTCTTTCACACAGACGCGGTACAAGCGTTTGGAGTACTGCCGATCCGTGTCCGCGAGCTTCCGGTGGACATGCTGTCCGTCTCCGCTCATAAGATCAATGGGCCCAAAGGGGTTGGGGCTCTCTATTTGGCGCGCAACGTCCCCATCGATCCGATCGTTCACGGAGGCCAACAAGAGCGGAAGCGGAGGGCAGGTACGGAGAATCTCGCGGGCATCGTCGGCTTTGCAGAGGCCACAAAGATCACGGCGGAGGAGATGGAAGGGCGCGTCGCCAAGTACAGGCAGATGAAGTCCGCCATGGAGTCCGTCTGGAAAGAAGCAGGGATCGCCTACCACGTAAACGGCCACCCGAAGCACGTCTTGCCGCATATTTTCAACGTCAGCTTCATTGGCGTGCAAACGGAGACGATGCTGATGAATCTCGACCTGGTGAACATTGCCGCAGCGAGCGGTTCTGCCTGCACCTCCGGATCTCTCGAGCTGTCGCACGTCCTGAAGGCCATGAAGCTGGAGGACAGCATCACGCATTCCGCGATTCGCTTCAGCTTTGGCATCACCAACACCGTAGAGGAAGCCGAGCAGGCTGCTCGCTCCGTGGTGAAAATCGTACAGCGCCTTGCGCGATAAGCTTTCATGCGCAGAATTCAAACCGCCTGGGAAATGTAAGCTCCCCGGCGGTTTTTTTGCAGGCTGGCATGTTCCCCCGGATCGCGAAGCTGGCGGAAACGGCAGCGAGAGATACTAAGGAGGCCGCCGCTGCCTATGAAGGAGCAAACGGCGACCTTGGATGAGATGACGGCAGCTGCCGAGACTTTGGCCCGAATGGCGGAACGGTTGTCAGAACAGGGAAAACGATTTACAATCTAACAAGAGTTACCTGGCGAAAATCCACTTCGTTCGAAAGTGGATTTTTCCCTTCTTGGGGGAGTGTACACAAGAT
Proteins encoded:
- the aspS gene encoding aspartate--tRNA ligase, yielding MAWQYRTVHCGEVTKEHVGQEIVLNGWVQKRRDLGGVIFIDFRDRTGIVQIVFNPEHNKEAWELADKVRSEYVLVVKGSVVNRAPEAVNPKLQTGEVEVHISEIQILNEAKTPPFQIEDEIDVDEQVRLKYRYLDLRRPEMQRSLMLRSKAAKAFRDYLDDNGFVEVETPMLTKSTPEGARDYLVPSRVHPGEFYALPQSPQQFKQLLMVSGLERYYQIARCFRDEDLRADRQPEFTQIDIETSFLSMEEILPMMENMVAHVFKQTLGVDVPTPFPRLTYAEAMGRYGSDKPDVRFGMELTEVSDLVASSDFKVFASVVAGGGQVKAINAKGCGHYSRKEADDLQKFANRYGAKGLAYMAFQGGEVKGPIAKFFKEEEVAELKKRLSAEDGDLLLFVADKPKVVADALGALRSKLGAELGLIDHSKFAFLWVVDFPLLEWDENEKRYVAMHHPFTRPKDEDLHLLDSDPGQVRAQAYDMVLNGYELGGGSMRIFKREIQEKMFKLLGFTMEEAREQFGHLLDAFEYGTPPHGGIALGLDRLVMLLAGRTNLREVIAFPKTASATDLMVNAPDVVAPKQLTDLHIATTVTEEEKVEA
- a CDS encoding tRNA threonylcarbamoyladenosine dehydratase, giving the protein MLHQFSRCELAFGPEGLEKMKNSRVAVLGIGGVGSFTVEALARTGVGKLVMVDKDVVDITNINRQIHANLHTIGQKKAELMKERIAAINPECEVVTLNMFFTPETSDEFFSHEVDYIVDAMDTMSAKLHLIKEAKRRGIPIISSMGAANKMDPTRFEVADISQTSYDPIAKVIRRELRKSGIYKGVKVVYSREIPVTVRTDVREQIVSNPNSPISKVRQPPASNAFVPSVAGLILASVVVRDLLDWQPAKG
- the cymR gene encoding cysteine metabolism transcriptional regulator CymR, which translates into the protein MKISTKGRYGLTIMMELANRNGEGPTSLRSIAQRHDLSEHYLEQLIAPLRNAGLVKSIRGAYGGYVLAKQPEEISAGDVIRVLEGPISPVEFAEEEDPAKRYLWLRIRDSISAVLDSTSLQDLISFEDDGRSDNYMFYI
- a CDS encoding AAA family ATPase; amino-acid sequence: MDDLFSFAYEQQQGGNKQKPLAARMRPQSIQEVIGQSHILAPGKLLRRAIEADQVSSLIFYGPPGTGKTTLAKVIARSTRSHFSELNAVTAGVADIRKVVEAAKERLVMDNQRTTLFVDEIHRFNKSQQDALLPYVEEGTIILIGATTENPFFEVNPALLSRSQIFSLQPLSHEELQQVMDRALTDEVNGLGELSVFVTPEASEHLLHYAEGDARRLLNALELAVTTTPPGADGRVVVTLEVAVESIQRRAVRYDKSGDNHYDTISAFIKSIRGSDPDAALYWLARMIDAGEDPRFISRRLVISASEDIGNADPQAIAVATACFHAVELVGMPEGRIPLAQATTYLATAPKSNAAYNGINAALERIRSEGHKPVPIHLRDAAYKGAAKLGHGKGYKYPHDYPYGYVPQQYLPDGVNYTFYEPKDHGYERHIRRFQEERKKLDHRGLPQKNSPE
- a CDS encoding cysteine desulfurase family protein, which produces MSDRMYFDHAATTPVHPRVVEAMTPYLTQVFGNPSSVHGFGRDARKALEQARDQIAAFMDADPQSLIFTGSGTEADNLAIIGGAMAQRERGRHIITSQVEHHAVLHACEHLEHAGFEVTYLPVDETGSVRLSDLKEAVRPDTVLVSIMYGNNEVGTIEPIEEIGTYLREKGIVFHTDAVQAFGVLPIRVRELPVDMLSVSAHKINGPKGVGALYLARNVPIDPIVHGGQQERKRRAGTENLAGIVGFAEATKITAEEMEGRVAKYRQMKSAMESVWKEAGIAYHVNGHPKHVLPHIFNVSFIGVQTETMLMNLDLVNIAAASGSACTSGSLELSHVLKAMKLEDSITHSAIRFSFGITNTVEEAEQAARSVVKIVQRLAR